A stretch of Noviherbaspirillum cavernae DNA encodes these proteins:
- the flgG gene encoding flagellar basal-body rod protein FlgG yields MNPAMWISKTGVQAQDAKLQAIANNLANVNTVGFKRDRVMFEDLFYQVDQQPGAQRDDNTLSPTGAQLGNGTRMVGTQKVFTNGSLQTTSQSLDVAIVGNGFLQVTRPNGDPAYTRAGQLQVDANGRLVNAQGLPLVPEITVPNNATAITIGENGVVSATISGSTAPSELGQLTLTSFINPAGLLALGENLFQETAASGAPTDGNPGEGALGKLKQGALEGSNVQVVEEMVDMIAAQRTYEMNTKVLSAADNMLQYLSQAAR; encoded by the coding sequence ATGAACCCAGCCATGTGGATCAGCAAGACCGGCGTGCAGGCGCAAGATGCAAAACTGCAGGCCATCGCCAACAACCTTGCCAACGTCAACACCGTGGGCTTCAAGCGCGACCGCGTGATGTTCGAGGACTTGTTCTATCAGGTCGATCAGCAACCGGGCGCGCAGCGCGACGACAACACCCTGTCGCCGACCGGCGCGCAACTGGGCAACGGCACGCGCATGGTCGGCACGCAGAAGGTGTTCACCAACGGCAGCCTGCAGACCACCAGCCAGTCGCTGGACGTGGCCATCGTCGGCAACGGCTTTCTGCAGGTGACGCGGCCCAATGGCGATCCCGCCTACACGCGCGCCGGCCAGCTGCAGGTCGATGCAAACGGACGCCTGGTCAATGCGCAAGGCCTGCCCCTGGTCCCGGAAATCACCGTTCCGAATAACGCCACCGCGATCACCATCGGCGAAAACGGCGTGGTGTCGGCCACCATCTCGGGAAGCACGGCACCGTCGGAACTGGGCCAGCTCACGCTGACCAGCTTCATCAATCCGGCCGGGCTGCTGGCGCTGGGCGAAAACCTGTTCCAGGAAACCGCCGCCAGCGGCGCACCGACCGACGGCAATCCCGGCGAAGGCGCGCTCGGCAAGCTCAAGCAGGGCGCGCTGGAAGGCTCCAACGTGCAGGTGGTCGAGGAGATGGTGGACATGATCGCCGCGCAGCGCACCTACGAGATGAACACCAAGGTACTGAGCGCGGCGGACAACATGCTGCAATACCTTTCGCAAGCGGCACGTTGA
- the flgF gene encoding flagellar basal-body rod protein FlgF, translating into MDALIYTAMSGAERALHAQQVHANNLANLETSGFRATLELTASQSVPGYGYDARHKGQLQANAVTTREGTIKATGRELDVAIAGQGFFAVQWQDGEAYTRAGALTLDAEGMLTVNGRPVLGDGGPIVLPPFTNVTIGQDGTISIQPAGEQEMQAVDKLKLVKPQAAELTKNEAGLIVTRTGEPLPADETVTVRGGHLEGSNVSAVEEMVATMSINRAFEIQMKLYKAADSMADAGNRLIGG; encoded by the coding sequence ATGGATGCACTGATCTACACCGCCATGAGCGGCGCCGAACGTGCCTTGCATGCGCAGCAGGTACATGCCAACAACCTCGCCAATCTGGAGACCAGCGGCTTTCGCGCCACGCTGGAACTGACTGCCAGCCAGTCGGTCCCCGGCTACGGCTACGATGCGCGCCACAAGGGGCAGTTGCAGGCCAATGCCGTGACGACCCGCGAGGGCACCATCAAGGCAACCGGCCGCGAACTCGATGTGGCGATCGCAGGGCAGGGCTTTTTCGCGGTGCAATGGCAGGACGGCGAGGCATACACGCGCGCCGGCGCGCTGACGCTGGATGCCGAGGGCATGCTGACGGTCAACGGCCGCCCGGTGCTGGGCGACGGCGGCCCGATCGTGCTGCCGCCCTTTACCAATGTCACCATCGGACAGGATGGAACGATCTCGATCCAGCCGGCAGGCGAGCAGGAAATGCAGGCGGTGGACAAGCTCAAGCTGGTCAAGCCGCAAGCCGCCGAGCTGACCAAGAACGAGGCGGGACTGATCGTCACTCGCACCGGCGAACCGTTGCCGGCGGACGAGACGGTGACGGTGCGCGGCGGCCATCTCGAAGGCAGCAACGTGTCGGCGGTGGAGGAAATGGTCGCCACCATGAGCATCAACCGCGCGTTTGAAATCCAGATGAAGCTCTACAAGGCCGCCGACTCAATGGCGGATGCCGGCAATCGCTTGATCGGCGGCTGA